The sequence TTTCGGCTTGATTCAGTCGGCAGCCAAGCGTATGTAGAGATGCACGGGTCGTGTCCATAGGGGTTGTATTATAGGGAGTACATGCGTGGTCCGGCAAGGTAGCCTATTGATGCCGATGCTGGGGGGGATTACCGGAACCATGTGTAAACGCGACCGATTCAAGTCGTCAGGGTGAGTGTGAAGATCTTCCGGCTGCATGGTACGAGTTTCGCTCTCGCCTGTTTGCTATGCATCAATCCTTTGACGGGGTGGAGCACAGAATCCCTTCCCGTTGAGCCTGATCTTAATACTCGGGTCGATGAACTGTACGACCACGAGGCCCGTCTCTTTATCATGCTCTATTCTCTACGCGGAAACGGTCAGATCGACTACGTCACGGCTAGGCTGGTTCAGGATTACTCCCGCAGCAGCTACGGCAATCCCATCTACCAGACTGAGGCTCAACCGCTCTTCTATTGGTGGAATCACACCATGTGGAACGATCCTGAGCAGGATGGGGTCAACGGGAATGAACGGGTCTATCAGGAGAATACTGATTTCGATATCTCGCGGTATAAACCCTGTTTGTTCAACGGACAACCCTGCTAGTTTCGGTCCAAACTGGTAATGTGTCTCCGCACATTTTGTAATTCTGCTCAGCCGCAGCGGAAGGCGATGGTATTCTGCACTGCGGTCAAGAATTATTTGGTGGCGACGACGAGTTTTCCTGATCCAGTCCACGTTTATGCGAGCGCGATTCTATGAGCCAACGCTCCTTCGATGTCGCTAGCCTCATGAATCGGCGTCTCCTCGTGATGTTGCCGTTGGGGTTTGTTTCCGGCCTTCCGCTTGCGCTCACGTCTGGCACCTTACAGGCTTGGCTAACAGTCGAGGGAGTTGATCTTAAGACGATCGGCATTTTCACGCTGGTCGGCCTTCCCTATACGCTTAAGTTCCTGTGGGCTCCAGTGATGGATCGCGTGGTGCCGCCTTGGTTGGGGCGGCGTCGCGGATGGATGGTCCTAACACAACTGTGTGTGGCTGCCAGCCTCGTGCTCATGGCCATGACCGATCCAAAGATTCACCCTGGGTGGCTCGCGACCTATGCCGTACTCGTCGCATTTCTGGCCGCTTCGCTGGACATCGTCTTCGACGCCTATCGCACGGATACACTCCAGGCGCACGAACGTGGATTGGGCGCGGCAGTATGGGTGAACGGCTATCGAATCGCCCTCTTGGCCTCCGGCGCCGGTGCACTGGCGCTCGCCGATTACGTGGGCTGGCAGCTGACCTATCTGGCGATGGCGGCCGTTATGAGTGCTGGGGTAGGTATCGTCTTGTTCAGTCCTGATCCGACGATCGTCGCCAATGCTCCAAAGAGTCTCAAGGAAGCAGTCGGGGCACCCTTGGTGGAGTTTTTTTCCAGGCCCACGGCATTGGGGTTTTTGGCCGTGATTATTCTCTACAAACTTGGAGATGCCTTTGCATCCGCGTTGCAGACAGCCTTTCTCATTGGAGGACTCGGCTTCTCCACGACGGAAGTTGGTGCCGTAAAGGGGCTCGGGATCTTTGCGACATTGCTAGGCGCCTTCGTCGGCGGATTGTTGATGACTAGATCAGGACTTGTGCGGTCGCTGTTGATCTTTGGTGTGTTGCAAGCTGTGTCAAACCTGGGTTTTGTGGCGCTGGCCTTAATTGGGAAAGATGCTGGTGCACTGACGGCGGCCGTTGTGATTGAGAATGTGACGGGCGGGATGGGCACGGCTGCATTTGTTGCATTAGTAATGTCGCTCTGTGATCCTCGGTATACCGCGACGCAGTTCGCGCTGCTGTCCTCGTTGGAAGCATTAGGACGGGTGTTTGCCGGTCGTCCCTCCGCGGATCTTGTCGCGATGGTCGGATGGACGCAATTTTATGTTTTGACCGTAGCAGTGGCGCTGCCGGGTCTCTGGGCCGTGTGGCGGATCCGGCGCTCTATCGAACCGGAACAGAAGCCTGTCGCACACACCCCCGTTATGGAACCGGCGACTTCGCCGATTTCAGATCGACTATGAGGACAATCTTCTTTGAAGAAAGAGTACGAAGAGCATCAAGGTAGGAAGTGGAGCGAGGATGAACGGGACAAGCCAAAGCCAGACATTCTTCCCGCGGACGCGCGCTTGGTCGATCATCCAGACGAACAGCCAGACCAGCAGACCGATATAATTGAGTGTGATCCATTGAATAGTATGAATCTTGAGGCTGCTTGTGTTGTCTGACGAGCCTTGAAGAAGGAAAATGCCCAGCAGTAAGACAAATGCGCCAAGTAGAACTGCGATGAGTTTCTTGCTCCAAACGAACATATCCGCCTCCTGGCTCAAAGAATGGGTGTACGAAGCCGGGGTAAGCTAATTGTCAAACCGTTGTTTGTCAAATCGGGCTGATTCGATATCCAATTCACACACGTCGGGAGTGGAATCGGTAGGTCGCACCTGATGAACCTCTTCCGCTTAAGCGTAGTCGTTGGTATCCTGATTGTAGCGGTTGGCTTGGCGTTATCGAATCCGACCATGGATGACTATGTACGCTTCGTTGAACAGGAACTCAGCAAAGCGATGGACCGAATGGATCAGGCTACATCGACCCGAGAACAGCAATTTATTCGCCAGGTGTTTCGGTCGCAAAGTAAGAAGATTCTCGAGTCAGTCGTTCGGCCGAGTACGGCGCGACGCAACTGGGGCATCTTTAGCTACTTTGAAACGCACCTAGCAGATACCAACGTCGTCGTCCTTGGTCTTGGGGGACGATTTATTCCCCTTCAGGGGGTCGAGGAAGCGACGCTGAAAATCGGCCGGATGGCCTTTTAACAAGAAAAATGGCCAGGGTCATCTGAGGGGGCATCTTTCGGCGATGTATTTTTGTGGATAACCTCGTTGAGAAGTGGCCCAAAGAGGCTGTGAGATTCGCATTTCGGCTATTCACAGTCTGTCCTCGTATTTCCCAGAATGCCACAACATTTGGTGTTGACAAAAAATTATGCTAGCTATATGTAGTCAAAGCCGGGTGATAAACATGCTCTACGAGTTCAATGACACCTGGCCAAAGTATCAATCACAAACCTTTTCCTCTCTAGGAGGGCTACCGTGAAAATTGATCGGAGATTTACCCGTCGCGGAGTGAGCCCCTACGAGGGGCTAGCGTTCGTCAAACGGTCGTCTGAGATTCGTAACCCCGACGGGTCGACCGTGTTCAAGCTCGAGAACATCGAGGTTCCCGAAACATGGTCTCAGTTGGCCGTCGATATCTTGGCGCAAAAATACTTTAGAAAGGCGGGAATTCCACAGCACGATCAGACCGGTCAGCCGCTTGTGGGCTCGGACGGCAAGCCGGTGCTCGGTGGAGAGCGGGATGCTCGTCAGGTCTTTGAGCGCATGGCCGGATGCTGGACCCATTGGGGCAAGTCCCATGGGTATTTTAAGGCACCGGAAGATGCCGAGTCCTTTCATGATGAGATGTGTTACATGCTGGCGCATCAAATGGCTGCGCCAAACTCTCCTCAATGGTTCAACACCGGTCTGCACTATGCCTATGGCCTGTCGGGGCCGGCACAGGGTCATTATTACGTCGATCCCAAAACGCGTGAAGTGGTAAAAGCCACCAATGCGTTCGAACATCCTCAGCCGCACGCCTGTTTCATTCAATCGATCGAGGATGATCTCGTGAACGAGAACGGAATCATGGATCTCTGGGTGCGAGAGGCTCGGTTATTCAAGTATGGCTCTGGAACCGGGACGAACTTCTCAAAATTGCGAGGCGATGGCGAAGGGCTTTCTGGCGGCGGCAGGTCTTCAGGCCTTATGTCCTTCCTCAAGATTGGTGATCGAGCTGCCGGCGCGATCAAGTCCGGAGGGACAACACGCCGTGCCGCCAAGATGGTCTGTTTAGATCTCGATCATCCGGATATCGAGGAATTCATCGATTGGAAGGTCGTCGAGGAACAAAAAGTCGCGGCGATGGTAACGGGGTCAAAGATCTGTGCGCAGCGCCTCAACGCCGTGCTGAAGGCCTGTCACATGGTCGACGGAGAAGGGGCTCTCAGGCTGGATCTCGACCACAAGACGAATCCGGTCCTGCGCGAGGCGCTGACATCTGCCCGTCGCGATATGGTGCCTGAGGCGTATATCCAGCGGATGTTCTCCTATGCCCAGCAGGGGTTTACACATTTCGTGTTTCATGAATACGATACCAATTGGGACGGCAAAGCATATCAGACGGTCTCCGGTCAGAACTCAAACAACAGCGTCAGAATTCCCAATGAGTTTTTTGCCGCGCTCGAAGCCGACGGCGACTGGCAACTCAAACGCCGAACGAACGGCAAAGTGTGCAAGACCGTCAAGGCTAGAGATCTATGGGACCGGATCGCGTGGGCTGCATGGATTTGTGCCGATCCCGGGACGCAGTACGATACCACCATCAACGAATGGCACACGTGTCCGGAGGACGGCCGTATCAATGCGTCGAACCCATGTTCCGAATACATGTTTTTGGACGATACCGCCTGTAACCTGGCCTCCCTTAACCTCACCAAGTTCTATAGCGTGGATGGGCAGTTCGAATTGGAACATTTTCGCCATGCCGTTCGATTGTGGACGATCGCATTGGAGATCAGCGTGTTAATGGCGTCCTTTCCAAGCCGTTCGATTGCTGAAAAGAGCTATCGGTTCCGGACGCTTGGATTGGGTTATGCGAATCTTGGCACCGTCCTTATGCGGTTGGGGATTCCCTATGATTCCTCCAAAGCCCTGGCGATCTGTGGAGCCATCACGTCCATCATGACCGGTGAGGCTTACCGTGCATCGGCTGAAATGGCCGCTGAATTGTTGCCCTTTCCAGGCTACGCAAACAATCGGGAGCCCATGCTGCGAGTGATCCGCAATCACCGACGGGCTGCGTACCAGGTGCCGAATGCAGAATATGAAGGGCTGACGATTGCTCCGGTGGGAATCCGCCCTGAGCATTGTCCTCCGGACATGCTTCTTGCCGCCCGAAGAGCCTGGGACCATGCGCTGGAACTCGGGACGGCCTACGGATACCGCAATGCACAGGTGACGGTGATCGCTCCGACCGGCACGATTGGATTGGTCATGGATTGCGATACCACTGGAATTGAACCGGATTTCGCGTTGGTGAAGTTTAAAAAATTGGCGGGTGGAGGTTACTTCAAGATCATCAATCAAAGCTTGCCGGCCGCGCTGGCCAACCTCGGGTACACAGATCAGCAGGCGCAAGATATCGTCCGTTACTGCGTTGGTGCGCAGACGCTCAACGGCGCGCCCTTTATCAATCATGACACGTTGCGCCGGAAGGGATTCGACGATGCGGCCTTAGATCGACTGGAGCGTGGACTGGGGCAAGCGTTCGAAATTCAGTTCGCCTTCAACAAGTTTATCTTGGGAGAGGCCTTTTGCGTGGACCAGCTTGGCTTCACCGAAGCGCAACTCAATGAGGCGAATTTCAACATGCTGAAGGCGCTCGGCTTTACGCAAGAAGAGATCGCCGCCGCAAATGATTTCTGCTGCGGAACGATGACCGTGGAAGGCGCGCCGCATTTGAGAGCCGAACACCTTGCGGTATTCGATTGTGCTAATCGATGTGGGCGGATCGGACAACGTTCTATTGCCGTCGATGCCCATATCCGCATGATGGCTGCGGCGCAGCCGTTCATCAGCGGCGCGATCAGCAAGACCATCAATATGTCGGCTGAGGCCAGCGTGGATGATGTCAAGGCGGCGTACCTGCTTGCCTGGAAGAGCATGATAAAAGCGGTGGCGTTGTATCGTGATGGATCTAAGCTCAGTCAGCCATTAAGTGCGTCGACCGACAGCGGAAAGACCATCGAAGCGACGGCCAGCATCATCGAGATGGCTGAAAAAGTGACTGAACGAGTGCTCGTTCGATATCTTGCCAAACGGCGTCCGTTGCCGGGTAGACGCAATGGCTATACGCAAAAAGCTATTGTCGGAGGGCACAAGCTTTACCTCCGCACCGGTGAATATGAAGATGGGACCGTCGGAGAGATCTTTTTAGACATGCACAAGGAGGGCGCGGCGTTCAGAAGCCTCATGAACTGTTTCGCCATCGCCATCTCTCTTGGACTTCAGCACGGGGTCCCTTTGGAAGAGTTCGTTGAAGCCTTTGTCTTCACTCGGTTTGAACCCAACGGTCCCGTTAAATTGAATGATCGGATCAAAATGTCGACGTCGATCATTGATTATATCTTCCGTGAACTTGCCGTCACCTATCTCGATCGGTATGATCTTGCACAGGTGAAGGAAGAAGACCTGCGCATGGATTCCGTGAAAAAGGACGACATGGATCCTGAATGCTTCGAGGAAGAAGCCGATCTTGATGCGCTAGCTAAATCCTCCGTCGTGACGGAACACTTTCCGATCCGTCGAAACGGCGGAAAAGGAAATGGTCACGGAAATGGACATAGCGTTGCCCGACAAGTGGAGCTCATGCGCGAGACACTGACTCTGACAGAGATACAAAGCGCCAAAGATGCCAAGGTCAAAGGTTACGAGGGCGATCCCTGTCCAGAATGCAAGCAGTTCACCATGGTGCGGAACGGCACCTGCCTCAAATGTGTCAGTTGCGGTGCGACGAGTGGATGCTCATAAGGGAGTGTGAAGATGCAGAGCAAGTCTCCATCATCGTGCGTCTGCTGTAGAAAACGGCGGTTCCAGCGCAGTCGATCAGGCTCGGCAGCCCTTTCTTCGTTACGCGCAAAGGCTAGAAAATCTTCCGCAAGATCGATATCATTCTTAGTCAAATGTGAGCATCGCGGGGCGTGGTCTCCCTTGCGAATGGCTCGTTTGGCGAGGCGAAGGCGGTTCTAACGTTGAAGAGTCCAGAGGAGAACGAATATGCCGACAGCGACCCAGCTGGTCATCAGTGGTCAGAGTAAACCAGGTGCCCTTGCAAGAGTGACGGCTGTCCTAGGTGACGCGGGAGTCAATATTAAGGCATTTTCTGCTCCAGAAGTAACGGGCCCAGGAAAATTGCGCTTGCTTGTGGCTGATCTGGATGGTGCTCGCGCGGCTCTTCGGTCGGCGAAAATCAAGTTTGGTGAAGAAACGGCTCTGCTCTTGAGCCTTGAGAATAAACCTGGGGCACTGAAAAAAGTGGCCGATCTCTTGATGAAGAGCCGGATCAATATCAAGTGCGGCTACTGTACGCCTTCACGGGAAGGGAAACGGGCGATTGTCGTCCTGACCGTTTCCAATACCGACAAAGCCTTGACCATCCTTCGCAATCAATCCCTCGACGAGTTTTGAATCATGCGGCTGGAGCCGCTCACGAGAATCGTATCTGGGCGTATCATTATCATCGGACTTTTGGTCGGGCTTTTCTTACAAGGCTGCGCGGCACCTTCCCGTCATATCAGTCGATTTTCTGGATATCCGGTGGGATTCGTGGAGCGGGGGGAGGCCTCATGGTACGGCCCCGGCTTTCATGGAAACAAGACTGCCAATGGGGAACAGTATGACATGCATAAACTGACGGCTGCGCATCGGACGCTCCCACTAGGGTCCGTGGCTGTGGTCCATTCATTGACCTCGGGTCGCCGGGTCACAGTTAGGATTAATGATCGCGGGCCGTTCGCGAGGGGGCGAATCTTGGACCTTTCATTGGCTGGAGCTCGGGCTCTTGATATGGTCGGCAACGGAACAGACCGAGTAGAGCTTCGAGTCATTGACTACGTTGCCCAACCCGAAGGGAAGGGTCCGTTACGGGTTCAAGTCGGAGCTTTCGCAGACCTTCAGAATGCGCGAGCGTTGTTTGCACAAATCCAACGAGATTTTCCCGATGGACGGATCATTCAGGCCGATCTACCGGAGGGTCGCCGTTACCGTGTTCAGTTTGGTCGGTTTCTAAACGAATCGGAAGCGCAGATGTTTGCGGATCGTTTCGATCGTGCGTTTCGTCTTCGATCATTAGTATTCCGGGATGATGAATAGACTGAGGCGAAGATGCCAAAGAGGCATGCTGGAGACGGGTCTTGTAAGAGTGACATTTTGGAACTGATTGATTTTTCAACAACATTTTTTGAATTGCTTGCCTGCTTTTGATCCCTATGGTACATGTAACAACTGTGACTCCTATTTTAGGTTGCTCGGTCATTCTAATCTTACGATCCTCTGAAGGGCGGGCTAAGAGGTATCCTCTGGGAGACACCCGGCTTCTCATCAAGTCAACCACCCTGGTTCAGCGTCCCTAATATAAGACGGCGATGGACATCCTCATCCTTTTAGGGTTGATAGGGTTATCTGCCATTATTTCCACAGCCGAGATCGGCTTTTTCTCGGTCAACGAAACACGGCTGAGGGCGTTGGCCCAAAACGGCAGCAAGCGTGCAGAAAAAGCCCTACAGCTCAGGAGTGACCCCCAAAGGCTCTTTTCCACCATCCTTGTGGGCGATCGTCTCGTCAGCACGGCAATCCCGATGTTCGCCACCTTCATTACCTTGAATGCCTATGGGGAGAAGAGCATTTTTGAAGAAGCCATCGCAGTCATGGTCGGTATTTTGACCTTCGTTCTCCTCGTATCCGTTGACGTGATCCCCAAGACGCTGGCGGCAAAATTTTCCGTACCGGTGACGCTGACGTTGGCTTACCCTATCTCCTGGGTTCAGGTGATGTTGCAACCGATTCTCTTCTTGATAGTGCCGCTGATCTATAAGTTGACGGGGGGAAAGGGATTAACCCATCCGTTGGTCACGGAGGAAGAGCTAAAAATTATGCTCGACCAGGGCGGAAAGGCTGGAGAGCTGGAATCCGAAGAAGTCAAGATGATCAAGAATGTGTTTCAGTTGAAGGACATTACGGCAGAAGACGCGATGACGCCGCGCATCTATGTTTTTTCGCTCGATGGGAATCTTCGACTCAAGGAAGCAGAGGAGCTGCTCTATGGCTCGAAATATTCCAGGATTCCGCTCTACGACGGCACGCTCGATAATATTACGGGAATCCTCTACAAGACCAAGGCATTGATCGAACTGGCAAAGGGGCGAACGGAATTGCGTCTAAGGGACATCGCCCATGCACCGCTGTTCGTGCCGGCTGGGAAAACGGCAGATGATCTCATGAAACAGTTTCAGCAGGAAAAGCGGCATATGGGTGTCGTGGTGAATGAGTTTGGCGGTGTGATGGGTCTTGTGACCCTCGAAGATCTTCTCGAAGAGGTGGTCGGGGAAATCGTCGATGAAACTGATATCACGGAAGAGCTCATCAAGCGCATCGGAAAGAACCAGATCCTCGTTCATGGGCGGACCGAGGTGCGGAAGGTAAACGATTTCCTGAAGGTCGAACTTGGGGGAGATGAAGCGCTCACCATCGGTGGGCTCATCCAGGAGAATCTCGGACGAATCCCATCGGCTGGAGAGGAGATTCGAATCGAGAATTGCCGCTTAGTCGTTCACGAGGCGGATCCTCGATCGATCCGAAGCGTGCACATTTTTAAAGAGGAGAAGGTGGCTGTGCCAGTTGAAGCTCCCGTCTGACCCTATGTTTTCTCTGGCCGATTCAACAAGCGTTGAAATTCGTTTTCATTGAGGACTCGTACTCCGAATTTCATTGCCTGATCGAGTTTGGATCCGGGTTCATCCCCCGCCACTACGTAGGTCGTTTTTCTGCTGACGGAAGATGAGACTGTACCGCCAAGCTGCTCGACCAGTGCTGCAGCCTCTTCCCTTGTCATCCCTGTCAAACTTCCAGTGAAGACGAAGCTCCTTCCTGAGAAAGAGAGATCTGTTGCGTTCTGAAGTACGCGAGAAGGCATAATCGAAAGGCCTAGGTTCTTCAATTGGTCGATGACTCGCCTGTTAGAACTTTCTTGGAAGTAGGAGAACAAACTTTCCGAGATTTCCGGTCCGATCTCTCTGATCGTCTGAAGCCGATCGCGGTCGGCCGACATGATCGCATCAAGCGAGCCAAACTCACGCGCGAGCACCTTGGCAATATGTTGTCCAACTTGACGGATTCCAAGCCCAATCAAAAAACGGTCGAGAGGCATCGTCTTGCTTTGTGCGATGGCGTCCAGCAGCAAGGTTGTGGATCGTTCCGCAAATCCTTCGAGCCGTAAGAGCTGCTCCCGATCGAGTCGATAGAGATCGGACAGATCCTTCACGAGTCCTCGATCCACCAATTGAGCGACAGTCTTTTTGCCGAGGCCTTCGATATTGAGCGCTGCCTTTGAAGCAAAATGTTCGATCGCGCCCTTTAGTTGAGCTGGGCAGGAGGCCTGACCCGTACAGTAATAATAGGCACCATCTCTCGCGACGGCGGAGCCACAAATCGGACAGGAACTCGGCATCTGAAAAGGGTCG is a genomic window of Candidatus Nitrospira kreftii containing:
- a CDS encoding hypothetical protein (conserved membrane protein of unknown function), with protein sequence MFVWSKKLIAVLLGAFVLLLGIFLLQGSSDNTSSLKIHTIQWITLNYIGLLVWLFVWMIDQARVRGKNVWLWLVPFILAPLPTLMLFVLFLQRRLSS
- a CDS encoding putative endolytic peptidoglycan transglycosylase RlpA, producing the protein MRLEPLTRIVSGRIIIIGLLVGLFLQGCAAPSRHISRFSGYPVGFVERGEASWYGPGFHGNKTANGEQYDMHKLTAAHRTLPLGSVAVVHSLTSGRRVTVRINDRGPFARGRILDLSLAGARALDMVGNGTDRVELRVIDYVAQPEGKGPLRVQVGAFADLQNARALFAQIQRDFPDGRIIQADLPEGRRYRVQFGRFLNESEAQMFADRFDRAFRLRSLVFRDDE
- a CDS encoding Vitamin B12-dependent ribonucleotide reductase; protein product: MKIDRRFTRRGVSPYEGLAFVKRSSEIRNPDGSTVFKLENIEVPETWSQLAVDILAQKYFRKAGIPQHDQTGQPLVGSDGKPVLGGERDARQVFERMAGCWTHWGKSHGYFKAPEDAESFHDEMCYMLAHQMAAPNSPQWFNTGLHYAYGLSGPAQGHYYVDPKTREVVKATNAFEHPQPHACFIQSIEDDLVNENGIMDLWVREARLFKYGSGTGTNFSKLRGDGEGLSGGGRSSGLMSFLKIGDRAAGAIKSGGTTRRAAKMVCLDLDHPDIEEFIDWKVVEEQKVAAMVTGSKICAQRLNAVLKACHMVDGEGALRLDLDHKTNPVLREALTSARRDMVPEAYIQRMFSYAQQGFTHFVFHEYDTNWDGKAYQTVSGQNSNNSVRIPNEFFAALEADGDWQLKRRTNGKVCKTVKARDLWDRIAWAAWICADPGTQYDTTINEWHTCPEDGRINASNPCSEYMFLDDTACNLASLNLTKFYSVDGQFELEHFRHAVRLWTIALEISVLMASFPSRSIAEKSYRFRTLGLGYANLGTVLMRLGIPYDSSKALAICGAITSIMTGEAYRASAEMAAELLPFPGYANNREPMLRVIRNHRRAAYQVPNAEYEGLTIAPVGIRPEHCPPDMLLAARRAWDHALELGTAYGYRNAQVTVIAPTGTIGLVMDCDTTGIEPDFALVKFKKLAGGGYFKIINQSLPAALANLGYTDQQAQDIVRYCVGAQTLNGAPFINHDTLRRKGFDDAALDRLERGLGQAFEIQFAFNKFILGEAFCVDQLGFTEAQLNEANFNMLKALGFTQEEIAAANDFCCGTMTVEGAPHLRAEHLAVFDCANRCGRIGQRSIAVDAHIRMMAAAQPFISGAISKTINMSAEASVDDVKAAYLLAWKSMIKAVALYRDGSKLSQPLSASTDSGKTIEATASIIEMAEKVTERVLVRYLAKRRPLPGRRNGYTQKAIVGGHKLYLRTGEYEDGTVGEIFLDMHKEGAAFRSLMNCFAIAISLGLQHGVPLEEFVEAFVFTRFEPNGPVKLNDRIKMSTSIIDYIFRELAVTYLDRYDLAQVKEEDLRMDSVKKDDMDPECFEEEADLDALAKSSVVTEHFPIRRNGGKGNGHGNGHSVARQVELMRETLTLTEIQSAKDAKVKGYEGDPCPECKQFTMVRNGTCLKCVSCGATSGCS
- a CDS encoding muropeptide transporter: MSQRSFDVASLMNRRLLVMLPLGFVSGLPLALTSGTLQAWLTVEGVDLKTIGIFTLVGLPYTLKFLWAPVMDRVVPPWLGRRRGWMVLTQLCVAASLVLMAMTDPKIHPGWLATYAVLVAFLAASLDIVFDAYRTDTLQAHERGLGAAVWVNGYRIALLASGAGALALADYVGWQLTYLAMAAVMSAGVGIVLFSPDPTIVANAPKSLKEAVGAPLVEFFSRPTALGFLAVIILYKLGDAFASALQTAFLIGGLGFSTTEVGAVKGLGIFATLLGAFVGGLLMTRSGLVRSLLIFGVLQAVSNLGFVALALIGKDAGALTAAVVIENVTGGMGTAAFVALVMSLCDPRYTATQFALLSSLEALGRVFAGRPSADLVAMVGWTQFYVLTVAVALPGLWAVWRIRRSIEPEQKPVAHTPVMEPATSPISDRL
- a CDS encoding hypothetical protein (conserved protein of unknown function) produces the protein MKIFRLHGTSFALACLLCINPLTGWSTESLPVEPDLNTRVDELYDHEARLFIMLYSLRGNGQIDYVTARLVQDYSRSSYGNPIYQTEAQPLFYWWNHTMWNDPEQDGVNGNERVYQENTDFDISRYKPCLFNGQPC
- a CDS encoding hypothetical protein (conserved protein of unknown function); this encodes MPTATQLVISGQSKPGALARVTAVLGDAGVNIKAFSAPEVTGPGKLRLLVADLDGARAALRSAKIKFGEETALLLSLENKPGALKKVADLLMKSRINIKCGYCTPSREGKRAIVVLTVSNTDKALTILRNQSLDEF
- a CDS encoding hypothetical protein (conserved membrane protein of unknown function) — encoded protein: MDILILLGLIGLSAIISTAEIGFFSVNETRLRALAQNGSKRAEKALQLRSDPQRLFSTILVGDRLVSTAIPMFATFITLNAYGEKSIFEEAIAVMVGILTFVLLVSVDVIPKTLAAKFSVPVTLTLAYPISWVQVMLQPILFLIVPLIYKLTGGKGLTHPLVTEEELKIMLDQGGKAGELESEEVKMIKNVFQLKDITAEDAMTPRIYVFSLDGNLRLKEAEELLYGSKYSRIPLYDGTLDNITGILYKTKALIELAKGRTELRLRDIAHAPLFVPAGKTADDLMKQFQQEKRHMGVVVNEFGGVMGLVTLEDLLEEVVGEIVDETDITEELIKRIGKNQILVHGRTEVRKVNDFLKVELGGDEALTIGGLIQENLGRIPSAGEEIRIENCRLVVHEADPRSIRSVHIFKEEKVAVPVEAPV
- a CDS encoding hypothetical protein (conserved protein of unknown function), producing MNLFRLSVVVGILIVAVGLALSNPTMDDYVRFVEQELSKAMDRMDQATSTREQQFIRQVFRSQSKKILESVVRPSTARRNWGIFSYFETHLADTNVVVLGLGGRFIPLQGVEEATLKIGRMAF